One window of the Devosia sp. 2618 genome contains the following:
- a CDS encoding dihydrofolate reductase family protein, producing MRKLIAWNVMTLDGYFDGDAPWQLDFHETVWGEELERFSLDQGDDMDILLFGRRTYEGMAAHWSGQTGEIADFMNAVDKRVASRTLAKLDWKNSRLIEGDVIEAVRAFKQQEGRNIYVFGSADLLETLLANDLVDEYRICLAPVLRGSGRFLFKPGSKNRTMKLLQARPLKTGGVILRYGLDR from the coding sequence ATGCGCAAGCTGATCGCCTGGAATGTGATGACCCTTGATGGGTATTTCGATGGTGATGCTCCATGGCAGCTCGATTTCCACGAGACGGTCTGGGGGGAGGAGCTTGAACGCTTTTCCCTCGATCAGGGCGACGACATGGACATCCTGCTGTTTGGCCGCCGAACCTACGAAGGCATGGCGGCGCATTGGTCCGGCCAGACGGGCGAGATCGCTGATTTCATGAACGCGGTGGACAAACGCGTCGCCTCACGGACGCTGGCCAAACTCGATTGGAAGAATAGCCGCTTGATTGAAGGGGATGTGATCGAGGCAGTTCGGGCGTTCAAACAGCAGGAAGGCAGGAACATCTATGTCTTCGGCAGCGCCGATCTGCTCGAAACCCTGCTTGCGAACGACCTCGTCGACGAATACCGGATCTGTCTTGCGCCCGTGCTGCGCGGTTCGGGCAGGTTCCTGTTCAAACCCGGCAGCAAGAATAGGACGATGAAACTACTTCAGGCCCGGCCATTAAAGACCGGCGGCGTCATCTTGCGCTACGGGCTTGACCGATGA
- a CDS encoding helix-turn-helix domain-containing protein: MKGQDNHEPLDLVWGAEGIAKVIGQTTRATYHMLEAGELPARQVGRRWVVSREALQAFFLEQAS, encoded by the coding sequence ATGAAGGGCCAAGACAATCACGAGCCCCTGGACCTCGTCTGGGGCGCCGAGGGAATTGCCAAGGTGATCGGGCAAACGACACGCGCGACCTATCATATGCTTGAGGCTGGCGAGTTACCCGCTCGGCAGGTTGGGCGGCGCTGGGTGGTAAGTCGCGAGGCCCTGCAAGCCTTCTTCCTCGAGCAGGCCAGTTAA
- a CDS encoding helix-turn-helix domain-containing protein, giving the protein MRARRSGCPINLTLETFGDRWSLIVLRDTMFGGRRRSFRSLLTESMEGIASNILSDRLKRLTANGLLTRSADPGHKQRIVYSLTERAIELVPLMAFMGSWGMRHALPSIELSARAQVLEHGGPQLWAEFMNELRHIHLDSPAPSVSALAKMQLAYEASFSA; this is encoded by the coding sequence ATGAGAGCAAGACGCTCCGGATGCCCAATAAATCTGACGCTTGAAACCTTCGGTGATCGGTGGAGCCTGATCGTCCTGCGTGACACCATGTTTGGTGGGCGCCGCCGGAGCTTCCGATCATTGCTCACTGAAAGCATGGAAGGCATAGCCTCCAACATTCTGTCCGACCGCTTGAAGCGTTTGACCGCAAATGGGCTGCTTACACGCTCCGCCGATCCTGGTCACAAACAGAGAATTGTTTACAGCCTGACCGAAAGAGCTATCGAGCTGGTTCCCCTGATGGCCTTCATGGGAAGCTGGGGGATGCGACACGCACTCCCCTCTATCGAGCTGTCAGCACGCGCGCAGGTTCTCGAACATGGCGGCCCGCAACTATGGGCTGAATTCATGAATGAGCTGCGGCATATCCACTTAGATTCACCCGCCCCTTCGGTCTCCGCGTTGGCAAAAATGCAACTGGCCTACGAAGCGTCATTTTCCGCCTAG
- a CDS encoding tyrosine-type recombinase/integrase, with translation MSVRKRKWTTAKSEVKEAWQADYVDGQGNRQRQSFAKKKDADAFLLKAMGEVRDGVHVPDSETITVSAAGALWLKSGAADGLERTTLDQRRQHRDLHIVPFIGNTKLNKLTVPSIRAFQDTLRENGRSAAMIKRVTVSLGSILADAQLRGHAIRNPVHEMSRAKSSRTKLEKRQQRRLEVGIDIPTTAEVKALIGAATGRWRPLIITAVFTGLRASELRGLRWADVDFSGAMLHVRQRADRYHAIGMPKTDAGQRKVPLTPMTVNVLKEWKLACPKGEMDLVFPTGAGKVEGHSNLVNRGLIPTMISAGVTTVTGRDEGGHPITVAKYSGLHALRHWFASWCINRRADGGLELTPKAVQERMGHSNIAVTLDTYSHLFPVQDEQAALAAAERSIFSL, from the coding sequence ATGAGCGTCCGAAAACGCAAGTGGACTACCGCCAAAAGTGAGGTCAAGGAGGCGTGGCAGGCCGACTATGTCGACGGTCAGGGTAACCGCCAGCGACAATCATTCGCCAAAAAGAAAGACGCCGACGCGTTCCTGCTCAAGGCTATGGGCGAGGTTCGCGACGGTGTTCACGTCCCTGATAGCGAGACCATCACGGTTTCCGCGGCAGGTGCGCTCTGGCTCAAGAGTGGCGCCGCCGATGGATTGGAACGCACCACGCTCGACCAGCGCCGCCAGCATCGTGATCTTCACATCGTGCCGTTTATCGGGAACACGAAGCTCAACAAGCTCACGGTGCCCAGCATCAGGGCATTTCAGGATACCCTGCGCGAGAACGGCCGCAGCGCGGCGATGATCAAGCGGGTAACCGTCTCGCTGGGATCGATCCTTGCCGATGCTCAGTTGCGCGGTCACGCGATACGGAACCCCGTCCACGAAATGTCACGAGCAAAGTCGAGCCGCACGAAGTTGGAGAAGCGCCAGCAAAGGCGCCTTGAGGTCGGAATCGACATTCCGACCACCGCGGAGGTAAAGGCGCTGATCGGTGCAGCCACTGGCCGATGGCGCCCACTGATCATCACTGCTGTGTTCACCGGCTTGCGCGCGTCCGAGTTGCGCGGCCTGCGCTGGGCAGACGTGGACTTCAGTGGAGCCATGCTGCATGTCCGACAGCGCGCCGATCGCTACCACGCCATTGGCATGCCTAAGACAGACGCCGGCCAGCGTAAGGTGCCTCTGACGCCGATGACGGTGAACGTCCTGAAGGAATGGAAACTGGCCTGCCCAAAGGGCGAGATGGATTTGGTATTCCCCACCGGCGCCGGCAAGGTCGAGGGGCACAGCAACTTGGTCAACCGGGGGCTAATCCCCACAATGATATCGGCGGGCGTGACCACCGTCACCGGCCGCGACGAAGGGGGGCATCCGATCACCGTGGCGAAGTATTCCGGCCTGCATGCCTTACGCCACTGGTTTGCGTCATGGTGTATCAACCGCCGCGCCGACGGCGGCCTGGAGTTGACGCCGAAGGCTGTGCAGGAACGCATGGGCCATTCCAATATCGCCGTGACGCTCGACACCTATTCGCACCTGTTTCCGGTGCAAGACGAGCAAGCCGCCCTTGCTGCCGCCGAGCGCAGCATTTTCAGTCTTTGA
- a CDS encoding SRPBCC domain-containing protein translates to MSRTDSVTYTIEATPETIYAALVDPDAMAIWRPPAGMTGKVLDFDPTPGGRLRMALDYDDPAQHGKSGDNRDIFESRFVKLIPNESVVEEVAFDSRNPAFAGIMTVTTSLSLGTGGTEVTIACTNVPSGIGEADHLAGLASTLENLARYCT, encoded by the coding sequence ATGAGCAGAACCGATAGCGTCACCTACACCATCGAGGCCACGCCCGAAACTATCTATGCGGCACTGGTCGATCCCGATGCCATGGCGATTTGGCGGCCACCTGCGGGTATGACCGGAAAGGTTCTCGATTTCGATCCCACCCCCGGCGGTCGCCTGCGCATGGCGTTGGACTATGACGATCCGGCCCAGCACGGGAAATCTGGTGACAACAGGGACATTTTCGAAAGCCGCTTCGTCAAACTGATTCCGAACGAAAGTGTGGTCGAGGAGGTGGCGTTCGACTCCAGGAATCCCGCCTTCGCCGGCATCATGACGGTGACGACCTCTCTTTCATTAGGAACGGGCGGAACGGAAGTCACCATCGCATGCACCAACGTGCCGTCAGGCATCGGCGAGGCAGATCACCTGGCGGGTCTCGCATCCACACTGGAAAACCTGGCCCGATATTGCACATAG